The following are encoded together in the Methylomonas methanica MC09 genome:
- a CDS encoding energy transducer TonB has protein sequence MMIATLFLQYAAVANRPRHQPIPASLGIGPRRTAGKTWLGIGVAVALHLAWLTLMPEPHPKTATAPPQPIMVNWVNATPAKTPVPPAAQPLQQPQRPVKTPKPKPVAKTPKPKPILAATSETVSAMAVPNSEPEPQKSQPAPAADPQPAATATAANNAESSQAPTTLPSLQADYLHNPAPVYPEQSRQQGEQGRVLVRVLVTSAGNVEQVNLRKSSGYAALDSAALETVKNWRFVPAHRGSQVVSAWVVVPISFSLEG, from the coding sequence ATGATGATTGCCACTCTTTTTCTACAGTATGCCGCCGTAGCAAACAGGCCCCGGCATCAACCCATCCCGGCTAGCTTAGGCATAGGCCCGCGCCGTACCGCCGGCAAAACCTGGCTGGGCATTGGCGTTGCCGTGGCCCTGCATTTGGCCTGGTTGACGTTGATGCCCGAACCGCATCCGAAAACTGCCACCGCGCCGCCGCAACCCATCATGGTGAACTGGGTGAACGCCACTCCGGCGAAGACTCCTGTGCCACCGGCCGCCCAGCCGCTGCAACAGCCGCAACGCCCGGTCAAAACACCCAAACCCAAACCGGTTGCCAAGACGCCCAAACCGAAACCGATACTGGCCGCCACCAGCGAAACCGTGTCGGCCATGGCGGTACCCAACAGCGAACCCGAGCCGCAGAAATCTCAACCGGCCCCGGCCGCCGATCCGCAACCGGCAGCAACCGCTACCGCCGCCAATAATGCGGAAAGCAGCCAAGCGCCGACTACACTGCCCAGTCTGCAAGCCGATTATCTACACAATCCGGCGCCGGTTTATCCGGAGCAATCCCGCCAACAAGGCGAACAAGGCCGGGTATTGGTGCGGGTATTGGTGACGAGCGCCGGTAACGTCGAACAAGTCAATCTGCGTAAATCCAGCGGCTATGCGGCCCTGGATTCCGCCGCCCTGGAAACCGTCAAAAACTGGCGTTTCGTGCCCGCCCATCGCGGCTCGCAGGTGGTGTCCGCCTGGGTGGTGGTACCGATTTCATTCAGCCTGGAAGGATAA
- a CDS encoding type II toxin-antitoxin system RelE/ParE family toxin, with amino-acid sequence MKAKTVIPRKLANQDVENAIDYYLSENADQAALGFIDALEKAYTHISRHPETGSSRYAHELNLPNLRFWPLTRYPHLVFYVERDGYIDVWRVLHGQRDIPDWMKPDDETN; translated from the coding sequence GTGAAAGCCAAAACTGTCATTCCGCGTAAACTGGCAAACCAGGACGTTGAAAACGCTATCGATTACTACCTGAGCGAAAATGCCGATCAAGCAGCGTTAGGCTTCATTGATGCTCTGGAAAAAGCCTACACACATATTAGTCGCCATCCTGAGACCGGTTCATCCCGTTACGCGCATGAACTCAATCTCCCGAATCTTCGATTTTGGCCGCTAACACGCTACCCTCATTTAGTGTTCTACGTTGAACGAGACGGTTACATTGACGTTTGGCGCGTCCTACATGGTCAACGCGATATCCCGGACTGGATGAAGCCAGATGATGAAACAAACTGA
- a CDS encoding ribbon-helix-helix domain-containing protein, which yields MSTMNISLPDSLKSFVDEQVIQRGYGTSGEYVRELIRKDADRQRLREALLAGAVSPPTTPVDPDYFAAMRKRVLQQAQQ from the coding sequence ATGAGCACGATGAACATTTCTTTACCTGATTCACTTAAATCCTTCGTGGATGAGCAAGTAATCCAAAGGGGCTACGGCACGAGCGGCGAATATGTGCGTGAACTGATTCGCAAGGATGCGGATCGGCAACGACTGCGCGAAGCACTGTTAGCTGGGGCCGTTTCGCCACCAACCACGCCTGTCGATCCTGATTATTTTGCCGCGATGCGTAAGCGAGTGCTGCAACAAGCTCAGCAGTGA
- a CDS encoding MotA/TolQ/ExbB proton channel family protein yields the protein MSINQNFTHFLSQSDAIGQGLFMLLLSMSVASWYFIVVKAWQGFTVRRRSQHFLTQFWNAASLDEVAENLNQHRDEEPFSHLTYHAINATRHHAIHGTQRLQEAGSAGEFLTRAIRRVIDEETAKLEWGLTALASIASTAPFVGLFGTVWGVYHALLGIGQSGQGSLEQIAGPVGEALIMTGLGLAVAIPAVLAYNDCVRSNRLLLAQLDAFAHDLFAFLTTGSAINAMPESNGQLRKPALAVVGEQ from the coding sequence ATGTCTATCAATCAAAACTTCACCCATTTTTTATCGCAAAGTGATGCTATCGGCCAAGGCCTGTTCATGCTGCTCCTGAGCATGTCGGTAGCCAGTTGGTATTTTATTGTGGTCAAGGCATGGCAAGGTTTCACGGTCCGCCGCCGCAGCCAGCACTTCCTGACACAATTCTGGAATGCCGCCTCGCTGGACGAAGTCGCGGAGAACTTGAATCAGCATCGCGACGAGGAGCCGTTTTCGCATCTGACTTACCACGCCATCAACGCGACCCGACACCACGCCATCCACGGCACGCAACGCTTGCAGGAAGCCGGCTCGGCGGGCGAGTTTCTGACTCGCGCAATTCGTCGGGTGATAGACGAGGAAACCGCCAAACTGGAATGGGGCCTGACCGCGCTGGCGTCGATTGCCAGTACCGCACCCTTCGTCGGTTTGTTCGGCACCGTTTGGGGCGTCTATCATGCCCTGCTGGGCATAGGTCAAAGCGGCCAGGGTTCGCTGGAGCAAATCGCCGGCCCGGTCGGCGAGGCCTTGATCATGACCGGCCTGGGCCTGGCGGTGGCGATTCCGGCAGTTCTGGCCTACAACGACTGCGTGCGCTCCAACCGGCTGTTACTCGCGCAACTGGATGCGTTTGCCCACGACCTGTTCGCCTTTTTAACCACCGGTTCGGCGATCAATGCGATGCCGGAGAGCAACGGGCAATTGCGTAAACCGGCCCTGGCCGTGGTGGGAGAACAGTAA
- a CDS encoding DUF6686 family protein has product MSKKPCTHEYLAAGESGKVLMCRDCGVVHLHLQNISMRFEAEQFADLATLLTAAAKNMAKQPPENPNLRPKLTLVH; this is encoded by the coding sequence ATGAGTAAAAAGCCCTGCACGCACGAATATTTGGCGGCCGGCGAATCCGGCAAGGTTTTGATGTGCCGAGACTGCGGCGTGGTGCATCTGCACCTGCAAAATATCTCGATGCGTTTCGAAGCGGAACAATTCGCCGACCTTGCCACCCTGCTGACGGCGGCGGCGAAAAACATGGCCAAACAACCCCCGGAAAACCCGAACCTGCGCCCCAAATTGACGCTGGTGCATTGA